A genomic region of Methanosarcina thermophila TM-1 contains the following coding sequences:
- a CDS encoding helix-turn-helix transcriptional regulator — protein MDEIKETLDVTSTAILPQIKKLKEKSLVFQEDKSYRLSLIGKVLVEKMQPLVNIVDVFEDNFDYWAERDLQGIPPAFRKRLGELKKSKLIQPDLDRMFELDPEIVENISKSTRILECIAYFDPSLISICQERAKSGVEFSFLMSEPVFQRYSVDYLEDFRSMLALENTKFFLYSGELKIANLTVTDRFVMLSLFPKNQKHFDRESLISYDPSALKFGNELFDELLRNSTRITQIPNE, from the coding sequence ATGGATGAAATTAAGGAAACCCTTGATGTAACATCCACTGCAATTCTTCCTCAGATAAAAAAATTAAAAGAAAAATCCCTGGTTTTTCAGGAAGACAAAAGCTATAGACTCTCGCTTATAGGAAAGGTTCTTGTTGAAAAAATGCAGCCGCTCGTCAATATAGTTGACGTCTTCGAGGATAATTTTGACTACTGGGCTGAAAGAGATCTTCAGGGAATTCCTCCTGCTTTTAGAAAGCGGCTTGGAGAACTCAAAAAATCTAAACTGATTCAGCCCGATCTGGATAGGATGTTCGAGCTTGATCCAGAAATCGTTGAAAACATCTCAAAATCCACCCGTATTCTTGAATGCATAGCTTACTTTGATCCTTCACTTATTTCTATATGTCAGGAACGTGCAAAAAGTGGGGTCGAATTCTCTTTTCTTATGTCAGAACCCGTTTTTCAACGTTATTCGGTGGATTACCTCGAGGACTTCCGAAGTATGCTTGCCCTTGAAAACACAAAATTTTTCCTTTACTCTGGAGAACTCAAGATTGCGAATCTTACCGTAACCGACAGATTTGTCATGCTTTCCCTTTTCCCGAAAAATCAGAAACATTTCGATAGGGAAAGCCTGATAAGTTATGATCCTTCTGCTCTTAAGTTTGGAAACGAGCTTTTTGACGAACTACTCAGGAATTCTACCCGGATTACTCAAATACCAAATGAATAA
- the ilvD gene encoding dihydroxy-acid dehydratase, producing MRSAIIKEGSERAPNRSLLKATGVTDSEMRKPFIAVVNSWNEIIPGHIHLDKLAEAVKAGIRNAGGVPFEFHTIGVCDGIAMGHEGMKYSLPSREVIEDTIELMVKAHQFDGIVLIPSCDKIVPGHLMAAGRLDIPAIVVTGGPMLPGYVDDKYTDLISVFEGVGAYRSGKISEADLRRLENLSCAGAGSCAGMFTANTMACMTEALGLSLPGCATAHAVDAKKVRIAKESGERIVEMVRENLTPRKIVNFKSIENAIMVDMAIGGSTNTTLHLPAIAHEFGLTLPLEKFDELSRTTPHLISLRPGGPNFMLHFDRAGGVQAVMQRLSSKLHLDQLTVNGKTIRENLSEFEIVNPKLNKEIIATLEAPVHAEGGIAVLKGSLAPDGSVVKQAAVDPKMRVHTGPARVYDREEDAMESILAGEVKPGDVVVIRYEGPKGGPGMREMLAATAAIGGMGLLESVALVTDGRFSGGTRGPCIGHVSPEASEGGPIALVKTGDMIEINIPERTLNLKVSEEELERRRAAFVPLKKEVTGYLARYQRSVHSANTGGIVD from the coding sequence ATGAGAAGTGCTATTATCAAAGAAGGATCGGAGCGGGCTCCCAACCGTTCACTTCTGAAAGCTACAGGGGTAACAGATTCCGAGATGAGGAAGCCGTTTATCGCTGTTGTAAATTCCTGGAACGAGATAATTCCTGGTCATATCCATCTGGATAAACTTGCAGAAGCCGTGAAAGCCGGAATCAGGAACGCTGGAGGGGTTCCTTTTGAATTCCATACTATAGGGGTATGTGACGGAATTGCAATGGGGCATGAGGGCATGAAATATTCCCTCCCCAGCAGAGAGGTTATTGAAGATACAATAGAGCTTATGGTTAAAGCCCACCAGTTCGACGGTATTGTCCTTATCCCTTCCTGCGATAAAATTGTGCCAGGACATCTTATGGCAGCAGGCAGACTTGATATTCCTGCAATTGTTGTAACCGGAGGACCTATGCTTCCGGGCTATGTCGACGACAAATATACAGACCTTATCTCAGTTTTCGAAGGTGTGGGAGCGTATAGGTCAGGTAAAATCTCAGAGGCTGACCTAAGAAGGCTTGAAAATCTTTCCTGTGCAGGAGCCGGATCCTGTGCAGGGATGTTTACTGCAAATACTATGGCTTGCATGACCGAAGCCCTGGGGTTGAGCCTTCCGGGCTGTGCAACAGCCCATGCAGTAGACGCAAAAAAGGTACGTATTGCAAAGGAATCAGGCGAGCGCATAGTTGAGATGGTCCGTGAGAACCTGACTCCAAGAAAGATTGTCAACTTCAAATCCATTGAAAATGCTATAATGGTTGATATGGCGATTGGAGGAAGCACAAATACAACCCTGCACCTACCCGCCATCGCCCACGAATTCGGGTTGACTCTCCCTCTTGAGAAATTTGACGAGCTGAGCAGGACAACGCCCCATCTAATCTCACTGCGTCCAGGCGGCCCGAATTTCATGCTGCATTTTGATAGAGCAGGCGGAGTTCAGGCAGTCATGCAGAGACTTTCCTCCAAACTCCATCTGGATCAGCTTACAGTGAATGGCAAAACTATCAGGGAAAATCTGAGCGAATTTGAGATTGTTAACCCGAAGCTCAATAAAGAAATAATTGCAACTCTTGAAGCGCCCGTTCATGCCGAGGGAGGAATTGCAGTCCTTAAAGGTAGCCTCGCCCCTGACGGCTCGGTTGTTAAACAGGCAGCCGTTGATCCGAAAATGCGCGTTCATACAGGCCCTGCTCGAGTTTATGACCGTGAAGAAGATGCTATGGAAAGCATCCTTGCAGGCGAGGTAAAACCCGGAGATGTTGTCGTCATCCGTTATGAAGGTCCAAAAGGTGGTCCCGGTATGCGGGAAATGCTTGCAGCTACCGCCGCAATCGGAGGCATGGGTCTGCTGGAGTCAGTAGCTCTGGTTACTGATGGACGCTTCTCAGGAGGCACTCGCGGGCCATGTATAGGGCACGTTTCTCCAGAAGCCAGTGAAGGAGGACCAATTGCTCTGGTAAAAACCGGAGATATGATAGAAATCAATATTCCTGAGAGAACCCTGAACCTGAAAGTTTCAGAAGAAGAGCTTGAGCGGCGGAGGGCTGCTTTTGTACCGCTGAAAAAGGAAGTTACAGGTTACCTTGCCAGATACCAGCGTTCTGTCCACTCTGCAAACACAGGTGGAATAGTCGACTGA
- a CDS encoding PAS domain-containing protein: MGESSKGKGDLNANFQTASNGNNLRGEALQATLEREDTLRMMINNSHVVLFLWKNENKWPVEFVSENVAKFGYTTEDFTSGRVGHKDIIYSADLNRVEQEFEKRVKSGVSAFSIEYRIVTKAGDVRWINERTFIQRNADGEATHFQGVVLDITKRKKSEEELEKTLKMQQLLTTAINNSPAVVFLWKNEKYWPATFVSENIIQFGYTVDDFLSQRIQYGRIIHPDDLKRVEEELERNIQKGEVSFNSEYRIFTKAGDLLWVNERTFIQREKDGKVACFQGIVLDITRRKKVEKALRKSLETQRMLKTIIDKSPTVAFLWKYEENWPVVFVSENVTQFGYSVEDFLSGNILYGNIIHRDDIRAVVESLARSVREGYDSFEMEYRIFTKDGRVRWVEERTFIQRDNKGEATHLQGIVIDVTERKEAEKMLDIQRELGVSLSTTWNLQTMLNKILDACLSIEGIDAAGIYLKDELLDQINLVAHRGLSPEFVRSVSTYRADSPEAQQIWTEKPIYRMDFFSEKMGDIIRKEKITAVAVIPMKHRGEIIGSLNFASHTIDRIPQHVRNFLESIALQAVNYIAPIRIVADLG, from the coding sequence GTGGGTGAGAGTTCAAAGGGTAAAGGAGATTTAAATGCGAATTTCCAGACTGCTAGTAATGGAAACAACCTGAGAGGTGAGGCTCTCCAGGCTACTCTGGAAAGAGAGGATACCCTGAGGATGATGATTAACAACAGCCATGTAGTGCTCTTTCTCTGGAAGAACGAAAACAAATGGCCTGTAGAGTTTGTCTCTGAGAACGTGGCAAAGTTCGGGTACACGACAGAAGACTTCACTTCTGGCAGGGTGGGGCATAAAGACATAATATATTCAGCGGATCTGAACAGGGTTGAACAGGAATTTGAAAAAAGAGTAAAAAGCGGAGTTTCTGCGTTCAGCATAGAGTACAGGATTGTTACGAAAGCAGGAGATGTGCGGTGGATAAACGAAAGAACATTTATCCAGAGAAATGCAGATGGAGAAGCAACACACTTCCAGGGAGTGGTGCTCGATATCACCAAACGGAAGAAAAGCGAAGAAGAATTGGAAAAAACCCTTAAGATGCAGCAGCTGCTGACGACAGCAATTAATAACAGCCCCGCGGTTGTTTTTCTCTGGAAAAATGAGAAGTACTGGCCTGCAACTTTTGTTTCGGAAAATATAATACAGTTCGGATATACGGTTGATGATTTTCTATCCCAGAGAATTCAGTACGGGCGAATAATACACCCTGATGATCTGAAAAGAGTAGAAGAGGAGCTTGAAAGGAATATTCAGAAAGGAGAGGTAAGCTTCAATTCGGAGTACAGAATTTTTACGAAAGCCGGAGACCTGTTATGGGTAAACGAGAGAACCTTTATCCAGAGAGAAAAAGATGGAAAAGTAGCCTGCTTTCAGGGAATAGTACTGGACATAACCCGCAGAAAGAAGGTTGAGAAAGCCCTGAGAAAATCACTTGAAACCCAGAGAATGCTGAAAACTATAATTGACAAAAGCCCGACAGTAGCTTTTTTATGGAAATATGAAGAAAACTGGCCTGTAGTTTTTGTGTCTGAGAATGTAACGCAGTTCGGTTACTCGGTAGAAGACTTCCTTTCTGGAAATATACTTTACGGGAATATAATCCACAGAGATGATATCCGGGCAGTCGTCGAGAGTCTGGCACGCTCAGTAAGAGAAGGATACGATTCTTTCGAGATGGAGTACAGAATTTTTACGAAAGATGGCAGAGTACGCTGGGTAGAAGAGCGAACATTTATCCAGCGAGACAATAAAGGCGAGGCTACCCATCTTCAGGGAATAGTTATAGATGTGACTGAGAGAAAAGAAGCTGAGAAAATGCTTGATATCCAGAGGGAACTGGGTGTATCCCTCAGTACTACTTGGAATCTTCAAACCATGCTCAATAAGATCCTTGATGCCTGCCTGAGTATAGAAGGGATAGATGCTGCAGGCATATATTTGAAAGATGAACTCCTGGACCAGATTAATCTGGTTGCACACAGGGGACTTTCTCCGGAATTCGTGAGAAGCGTTTCGACATACAGGGCAGATTCCCCTGAAGCGCAGCAGATCTGGACCGAAAAGCCGATTTACAGGATGGACTTTTTTTCAGAAAAAATGGGAGATATTATAAGGAAGGAAAAAATCACTGCTGTAGCTGTGATCCCCATGAAGCACCGGGGAGAGATTATAGGCAGCCTTAATTTTGCTTCTCATACAATAGACCGAATTCCCCAGCATGTACGCAATTTCCTTGAAAGTATTGCCCTCCAGGCAGTAAATTATATAGCTCCTATCCGTATAGTGGCAGATCTTGGGTAA
- a CDS encoding flavodoxin domain-containing protein, translating into MKAIVVYLSTSGNTKIMAEAIASGIESKHVDAKAVSFYDVKVEDLNEADAIAVGSSTFYYKMLQPMEKFMDETLASTNPKGKLGAAFGSYGWSGEAPILIAEKMREMGMIVIDPVLRILHKPTDKDVQECKRLGVDIAEKMKQISKASQPQ; encoded by the coding sequence TTGAAAGCGATAGTAGTTTATCTCAGTACCTCTGGGAATACGAAAATTATGGCTGAAGCAATAGCCAGCGGGATTGAATCAAAACACGTGGATGCAAAAGCAGTTAGCTTTTATGATGTAAAAGTCGAAGATCTCAATGAAGCCGATGCAATCGCTGTTGGCTCCTCAACCTTTTACTATAAAATGCTGCAACCCATGGAAAAATTCATGGACGAAACTCTTGCTTCCACAAATCCGAAAGGGAAGCTGGGAGCTGCTTTTGGGTCGTACGGGTGGAGTGGAGAAGCACCTATACTGATAGCCGAAAAGATGCGAGAGATGGGGATGATTGTTATAGATCCCGTGCTCAGGATCCTGCACAAACCTACAGATAAGGACGTGCAGGAATGCAAAAGGCTCGGTGTTGACATTGCCGAAAAGATGAAGCAAATAAGTAAAGCGTCACAACCACAGTGA
- the mtrH gene encoding tetrahydromethanopterin S-methyltransferase subunit H: MFKFQKEQEIVNIAGVKIGGQPGELPTVLAGTIFYDKHEIVEDAARGLFDRTAAEELINLQEASAEETGNPHLIHIFGTTPESITRYIDFVAEISDAPFLIDSPEGTVRSHAAEYVSEIGLADKAIYNSINLSINAPEIEALALSDIDSSIILGFNAVDSSLQGRMELLENGAGLLEEGLLSIAEKCGIVNKLIDPSITPMGNGAGVALRMTITSKAKWGHPTGSGIHNAPSAWKWLNEKREKDPVLHKICDVGSTCLQQAAAGDFILYGPIEYATYVFPMAAMSDIMISEAVADLDIEPATRHPINLLV, encoded by the coding sequence ATGTTTAAGTTCCAGAAAGAACAGGAAATCGTTAATATTGCAGGAGTAAAAATAGGCGGACAGCCTGGAGAGCTTCCGACCGTACTTGCAGGAACTATCTTTTATGATAAGCATGAAATTGTAGAAGATGCTGCAAGAGGACTTTTTGATCGGACTGCTGCCGAAGAATTAATAAATCTACAGGAAGCAAGTGCGGAAGAGACAGGAAACCCGCACCTTATTCATATTTTCGGAACCACCCCTGAAAGCATTACCCGTTATATTGATTTTGTAGCTGAGATCTCAGATGCTCCCTTTCTTATTGACTCCCCCGAAGGAACTGTGCGTTCCCATGCAGCAGAATATGTCAGCGAGATAGGGCTTGCAGATAAAGCAATCTACAACTCTATAAATCTGAGCATAAATGCTCCAGAGATCGAAGCTCTTGCCCTGTCAGATATTGACAGCTCGATTATCCTTGGCTTCAATGCAGTGGACTCATCCTTGCAGGGCAGGATGGAGCTGCTGGAAAACGGGGCAGGTCTTCTCGAAGAAGGATTACTTTCAATTGCAGAAAAATGCGGAATAGTTAACAAGCTTATAGATCCAAGCATTACCCCTATGGGAAACGGGGCAGGCGTAGCCCTCAGGATGACGATTACCTCAAAAGCAAAGTGGGGGCATCCAACAGGTTCGGGAATACATAACGCACCTTCAGCCTGGAAATGGCTAAACGAGAAAAGAGAAAAAGACCCTGTCCTCCACAAAATCTGCGATGTCGGTTCAACCTGCCTGCAGCAGGCAGCCGCTGGAGATTTCATCCTCTATGGACCCATCGAGTATGCTACATATGTATTTCCCATGGCTGCCATGAGCGATATAATGATCTCCGAAGCTGTAGCTGACCTCGATATTGAGCCTGCTACCAGACATCCCATAAATTTACTGGTTTAA
- a CDS encoding tetrahydromethanopterin S-methyltransferase subunit A — MKTIAETWPIVKGDYTVGDPNSRIAVVTLASQINPSPEAAIWGSSKTENLGVEKIIANVISNSNIRYVLVCGMESRGHLAGQSLLAIHANGIDEKGRIIGSEGAIPFIENLSREAVKRFQQQVVLINRIGLTDPDEIMKIVRKYKYCGEAYPDEPVVAVSQKKRQPTFSVPLSGDIIISEGLVMDAVSGIICEAEDL; from the coding sequence TTGAAAACCATTGCAGAGACATGGCCAATAGTAAAAGGCGACTACACGGTAGGGGATCCGAATTCCAGGATTGCTGTCGTAACCCTTGCGAGCCAGATAAACCCCTCACCTGAAGCAGCTATATGGGGAAGCTCAAAAACCGAGAATTTAGGAGTCGAAAAAATAATCGCAAATGTGATTTCAAACTCCAATATAAGGTATGTCCTTGTCTGCGGGATGGAATCAAGAGGACATCTGGCAGGTCAATCCCTGCTTGCAATTCATGCAAACGGAATTGATGAAAAGGGCAGAATTATTGGATCAGAAGGAGCAATTCCCTTTATAGAAAACTTATCCAGAGAAGCAGTAAAACGCTTTCAGCAGCAGGTAGTGCTCATTAACAGGATAGGATTGACTGACCCTGATGAAATAATGAAAATTGTGAGAAAATATAAGTACTGCGGGGAGGCTTATCCAGATGAGCCAGTAGTCGCCGTCTCCCAGAAGAAAAGACAACCCACTTTCTCAGTCCCCCTTTCAGGCGATATAATAATCTCTGAAGGACTGGTTATGGATGCAGTCTCAGGTATTATTTGTGAGGCAGAAGATCTCTAG
- the mtxX gene encoding methanogenesis marker protein Mmp4/MtxX has protein sequence MENNNIGALLETIERRARVNRARVAMGIRNPNPKLLESAWKAQELGYAQVVLVGIKKEIDEIGTKLEVVDTDNPEKTLVELMISRKVDAVIRGTATASEALAHLKKALGKKGICRLALLLTVDGKPFFLAPVGIDEGNTIVDKLRIITLGAEHIRRFGVEPAVGVLSGGRIGDIGRNKRVDRSLADGEFVTRRAQELGINAKHYTILIEDAIKESNFIIAPDGISGNLIFRTLAFLGGGDGLGAPVLMDDFVFVDTSRVGGHFTKAIMLASSLSHLNKER, from the coding sequence ATGGAAAATAATAATATAGGTGCTCTCCTTGAGACTATCGAAAGGAGAGCCAGGGTGAACAGAGCCAGAGTGGCTATGGGGATAAGAAACCCGAACCCCAAATTGCTCGAGAGTGCCTGGAAAGCCCAGGAACTGGGATATGCACAGGTTGTCCTGGTGGGAATCAAGAAAGAAATCGATGAGATTGGTACAAAACTTGAAGTAGTGGACACGGACAACCCCGAAAAAACTCTCGTAGAACTTATGATCTCAAGAAAGGTCGATGCAGTAATTAGAGGTACTGCAACGGCTTCAGAAGCCCTTGCACATCTCAAAAAAGCTCTAGGAAAGAAAGGAATTTGCCGGCTTGCCCTACTCCTCACGGTTGATGGGAAACCTTTCTTTCTCGCCCCTGTAGGAATCGATGAAGGGAACACCATTGTAGATAAGCTTAGAATTATAACTCTTGGTGCTGAACATATAAGGAGATTCGGGGTAGAGCCTGCTGTCGGCGTGCTTTCCGGAGGCAGGATTGGAGATATAGGAAGGAACAAACGTGTAGACAGGTCCCTTGCGGACGGAGAATTCGTAACAAGGCGAGCTCAAGAACTCGGCATCAATGCCAAGCATTATACAATTCTTATTGAAGATGCCATAAAAGAATCGAACTTTATAATTGCCCCTGACGGAATCTCTGGAAACCTGATCTTCAGGACACTTGCTTTCCTGGGTGGAGGCGATGGTCTTGGAGCTCCGGTACTGATGGACGACTTCGTTTTTGTCGACACATCAAGGGTAGGTGGACATTTTACGAAAGCCATAATGCTTGCAAGTTCACTGTCTCACCTGAATAAGGAAAGATAA
- a CDS encoding replication factor C large subunit, whose translation MTLAIEWAEKYRPQTLKEIVGNKKAVQDLRTWAEKWLSGIPEKRAVILLGPAGVGKTSTAHALARDMGWEVIELNASDQRTAGVIEKVAGSAASMNTLFGGKRLIILDEADNLHGTADRGGMRAIAGIIKNTLQPIVLIVNDVYGLTPTIRNLCQEIKFGSVQSRSMIPALKKICESEKILCSPDAIQQIAENAGGDLRSAINDLQAAASGREVLEVEDISTSSRDVKENIFKVMQRIFKSTDCKKALEATYGLDESPEDLIHWIDENLPAQYASKDGDLGDIRTGFGYLSRADLYLGRVKKRQNYGMWRYASMLMVCGAAISKTKPYPGFIKYQSPSLWRKMGQIRSRRDLRDNIASKIGEHSFESMRYSRDNLLELYSRMLKEEESAVEITAALGLELEELIYLSGSTKASKKLQKIYDRAQELLLEGKGQSDDVEFWNPSPSIESKEMPSGCAFNTAEEKTGKYSEKSDESDSKTARGGQKTLNFGVAISPETSLEITNSRNKNSDANIPYSFTSDTLLPDSLTSDSLNQEKSQEEVGEIGFISNSFKSDNPKLDNLRSASSLPEFFESETFPAPESIESVTSPELSKPKEPVNCKPVIKNAPDKPENPEAETSEAPKKTGSKTQKTLFDF comes from the coding sequence ATGACACTGGCGATTGAATGGGCTGAAAAATACCGCCCCCAGACCCTGAAGGAGATCGTGGGGAACAAGAAGGCGGTGCAGGATTTGCGAACCTGGGCTGAGAAGTGGCTTTCAGGCATTCCCGAGAAAAGAGCAGTGATCCTTCTGGGACCTGCAGGGGTAGGGAAAACCTCTACTGCCCATGCCCTTGCCCGCGATATGGGTTGGGAAGTAATTGAGCTCAATGCAAGCGACCAGAGAACTGCAGGGGTTATCGAGAAAGTTGCGGGATCGGCAGCTTCAATGAATACCCTCTTTGGAGGAAAACGCCTGATAATTCTGGATGAAGCGGACAACCTTCACGGGACTGCTGACCGGGGTGGAATGCGGGCTATTGCAGGGATTATAAAGAATACGCTGCAGCCTATAGTGCTGATTGTAAACGATGTTTATGGACTGACTCCTACTATCCGGAACCTCTGTCAGGAAATAAAGTTTGGATCAGTACAGAGCCGTTCTATGATTCCTGCTTTGAAGAAGATCTGTGAGAGCGAAAAAATTTTATGTAGTCCGGACGCAATCCAGCAAATTGCTGAAAATGCAGGAGGCGACCTCAGAAGTGCAATCAATGACCTTCAGGCTGCAGCAAGTGGAAGGGAAGTGCTGGAAGTCGAGGATATCAGCACTTCAAGCAGGGATGTCAAAGAAAACATCTTCAAGGTAATGCAGAGAATATTTAAGAGCACAGACTGTAAAAAAGCCCTGGAAGCTACTTACGGGCTTGATGAGAGCCCTGAAGACCTTATACACTGGATTGATGAAAACCTGCCTGCCCAATATGCTTCTAAGGACGGGGATCTGGGAGATATAAGAACCGGTTTCGGGTATCTTTCCAGGGCTGATCTTTACCTTGGGCGCGTAAAAAAACGCCAGAACTACGGCATGTGGAGATATGCAAGCATGCTGATGGTCTGCGGAGCTGCAATCTCAAAGACAAAACCCTATCCCGGATTTATCAAGTATCAATCTCCTTCTCTGTGGAGAAAGATGGGGCAGATACGATCGAGACGAGATCTAAGGGACAATATAGCTTCTAAAATTGGAGAACACAGCTTCGAGTCCATGCGTTATTCCCGAGACAACCTGCTTGAGCTTTACTCTCGCATGTTAAAGGAAGAAGAATCTGCAGTTGAGATTACTGCAGCCCTGGGGCTTGAGCTTGAGGAATTAATATATCTCTCGGGGAGCACAAAAGCCAGCAAAAAGCTACAGAAAATTTACGACAGAGCGCAGGAACTCCTTCTTGAAGGAAAAGGGCAATCCGATGACGTGGAGTTTTGGAATCCTTCTCCTTCAATCGAGAGTAAAGAGATGCCTTCTGGCTGTGCATTTAATACCGCTGAGGAGAAAACCGGGAAGTATTCTGAAAAATCTGATGAATCCGATTCAAAAACTGCCCGGGGTGGACAAAAAACCCTTAATTTTGGCGTCGCTATTTCGCCGGAAACCTCCCTGGAAATAACAAATTCGAGAAATAAGAATTCTGATGCCAATATTCCTTATAGTTTTACTTCAGACACACTTTTACCTGACAGTTTGACTTCAGATTCTCTAAATCAGGAGAAGTCTCAGGAAGAGGTTGGTGAAATCGGGTTTATATCTAACAGTTTTAAGTCAGACAACCCTAAGCTAGATAATCTTCGGAGTGCTTCCTCCCTGCCTGAGTTCTTTGAGAGTGAAACCTTCCCTGCTCCTGAAAGTATAGAAAGCGTTACCTCTCCTGAACTCTCAAAGCCGAAGGAACCTGTGAACTGTAAGCCCGTTATCAAAAACGCTCCTGACAAACCTGAAAATCCTGAGGCAGAGACCAGTGAAGCTCCTAAGAAAACCGGGTCGAAAACGCAAAAAACGCTTTTCGACTTCTAA
- a CDS encoding winged helix-turn-helix domain-containing protein, whose product MNGAKKTHIVYEVNLNFNIAQKYLEMLKEKELIRHENGLFITTDKGKVFQEMAKELKL is encoded by the coding sequence ATGAACGGAGCAAAGAAAACTCATATTGTATATGAAGTCAATCTTAACTTTAATATTGCTCAGAAATACCTCGAAATGTTGAAAGAAAAAGAGCTCATAAGACACGAAAATGGACTTTTCATCACTACTGACAAAGGAAAAGTTTTTCAGGAAATGGCTAAGGAACTTAAGCTCTGA